TGCCGGGCGATTTCAGATCGGCCAGGATATAGCTGATGCCGTCGCGCTTCTCGGCGTTCGGGTCGGTCCGCGCCAGGATGTAGATCCAGTCCGCATAAGACGCCTTCGACGTCCAGATCTTCTGGCCGGTGATCACGAGCTCATCGCCATCGATGACGGCTTTCGTCTTCAGCGAGGCGAGGTCGCTGCCGGCCTCTGGCTCGGAGAAGCCCTGGCACCACACATCTTCCGCTGAGAGGATGCGGGGGAGGTAGTGCGCCCGCTGCGCTTCGGTGCCCCACTGGATGATGGTCGGGCCGAGTTGGTTGATGGCGCTGCGGTTGATCGGCTCCGGGGCGTGTGCCGCAGCCATTTCAGCATTGAAGATGAGCTGCTGGGTCGGGGTCGCGGAGCGTCCGCCGTACTCGGTCGGCCAGGAGATCGCCGCCAGCCCCGCATCGTGCAGCCGGCGCTGCCATGTCCGGAGCCGGTCTAGTCGGCCCGTCTCACCACCGTCTCGGCTGAGCAGATCCGGGGTCAGCGAGGCCGTCAGGAAGGCGCGCACCTCGTCGCGGAACGCGCGGTCCGCTTTGGTGAGGACGACGCCGTAGTCGCGTTCGGTCACGTTCCGCCGCGGATGATCGACGCCATCCGCTCTTTCATCTCGCCGTAGGTGATCGCGGTTGTGCCGGCCTTGGGCGCACGGCCCGCATCGACCTTCGGTGCCGACAGGTCGAGGCCGGCGATCTTCTCGCGCAGCGCGGCCACAGTGCAGTTCTGCCGCCCGAGGCGCTCGACGGCGTCATAGCCGTAGACGCGCGCGGCATTTCGCCACGTGATGGCCTCGACCTCATCGGCTGAACATCCCTCCAACTGTGCGGCGAGTTGTTCGGGTGCGTCCGGCCAACTGCTGTCGGAATGCGGGTAATCCATCTCCCAGCAGATGGTTTCGACTCCGATGCGGTCGCGCATCTCGATGCCGACCCGGTCGCGGATGAAGCACGACATGAAGTTGCGGCGGAAGACGTCCGTCGGGGTCAGACCGTCGCCGAGGTCGTCACCGGTCCACGCGCGCTGCCTGGAGTAGATGTCCTCGAACCGCTCGAGCAGGAACGGTATCCATCCGATGCCGCCTTCGGAGAGAGCGAACTTGATGGTGGGGAATTTGACGACGACGGGAGAGAAGATCAGGTCCGCGGTGAACCGCATGGTGTCGATCGCCAGCATCGAGTTGTACGCGAGATAGGTGGTCTGATCCGACGGAACGGGTACACCGCCGCCGGTACCGATGTGGATGTTGACGACGGTTTCGTTTTCGCACACCGCGTTCCAGAGCGGATCCCACTGCGGATCCTGCCATGGCGGCTGTCCGTAGCTGCCGATGTGCTGCGGCACCGTCACCGCATGGCATCCGTTCGCGGCGAGGCGCGCCACCTCTCCGGCGGCCAGGACCGGATCCCACAGCGGCAGAATGCCCATCGGGATGAACCGGTCGGGATGGCGTCCGCACCAGTCCTCGACGTGCCAGTCGTTGTACGCGCGGACCATCACCTCGGAGACATCGCGGTCACCGCGGTAGGTGAACAGCGCGCCCGAGATCGTCGGGAACGAGGGAAAGCACAGCGACGCCAGGACTCCTGCTGCGTTCATGTCGTCGACGCGGGCGTCGACGTCGTAGCAACCGGTCCGCATGTCCTCGAAGCGTGACGGTTCGAATCCCCACTCGTCATTGGGCCGGCCCGCGACGGCGTTGAGCCCGATATTGGGCATCTGCAGTCCGGCGTACTCCCAGAAACACACGCCGTCGTTGTCCTGCACGATCTTTGGCGCATCGTCGGCGAAGCGCGACGGCACCCTGCCTTTGAACATGTCGGGAGGTTCGACGGTGTGGTCGTCGACGCTGATCAGCACAAGGTCAAGGGGGTCGATCACCGGCAACATCCTAGACTATTGAACAGATTCTGTATATGTGTTCCAGTCAGCCCGCGGCCTGCGTCGCAGCATCCCGCAGCCAGTCGGCCATCATCCCGTAGACCAGTTCGATGCTGCCGCGTGCTTCGGCGTCGTCGCCGGACGGCTCGTAGTCCACCTCCCACCCGACCCGACAACCGCCGTCGGACTCGGTGACGAAGACGACGGCGGTGAACCGGTCCACCGGCAGGGGGATGTTTGTGATCTCGTAGGACAACCGACGCTCGTCAGGTCTGATCCACAGGAGCGTCTCGACCGCGGGTTCGTCGCCGGAACCGAGAATCTTCCTGCGCATGCCCGGTCCAGTGCCCTCGACCTCGACCTTGACGTCCATCGGGATCCAGCGCACGTCACCGAAATCGGCCAACAGCGCCCACACCGCATCGGCGGGTGCGGCGACGTCCTTGCAGACAGTCATGGTCGGCATGGGGGGACAGTACCACCCATGTAACAATGGAGCGGCTAGTGTTCAGATGTGCTGCCGGTCGGTGGCGCGGAATCGAGGTGACGTGGGCACTGACGAACAAGCCGCCGGGGCCAGCTTCGAGGTCGATGAGGACTGGGTTCGCTACGAAGTGATCGAACCGCACATCGCGCAGATCACGATCAACAGGCCCGACCGCCGCAACGCGATCCTCTCGCCCGACATGCATCGTCTGTTCAAGGAACGGCTCGACCGCGCCGAAGACGACGACGACATCAAGGTCGTCATCTTGGCCGCCGAGGGCAAGGACTTCAGCAGTGGGGACGACGTCCGACGGCTCCCCGTCGAACAGGCCGGGTTGACGAAAAGCAAGAAACTGCCGCAGACCGCGCGCATGGGCAACGCTCGTAGATTGCACCGCCACCTGACGAACTGGCTGGAGTTTCCGAAGACGGTGATCGCCGCGTGTCAGGGCGCCACCCTGGGTGCGGGAATGAACCTCGCGCTCGCCGCGGACATTCTCGTGGTGTCAGAGGACATGTACATGGCGCGCCCGCAGGCCCGGATCGGGTTCGCCGGGTTCTCCACCGCGATGCCATTGGCCCTGCTGA
The nucleotide sequence above comes from Mycolicibacterium moriokaense. Encoded proteins:
- a CDS encoding acyl-CoA dehydrogenase family protein, which encodes MTERDYGVVLTKADRAFRDEVRAFLTASLTPDLLSRDGGETGRLDRLRTWQRRLHDAGLAAISWPTEYGGRSATPTQQLIFNAEMAAAHAPEPINRSAINQLGPTIIQWGTEAQRAHYLPRILSAEDVWCQGFSEPEAGSDLASLKTKAVIDGDELVITGQKIWTSKASYADWIYILARTDPNAEKRDGISYILADLKSPGIEVRPIRQITGAAEFNEVFFEAVRVPLSNVLGPLHGGWKVAKSTLGYERVGQSRTHRIERRLDILVKMAQEPNALTNNGFDDSYVADRIARYAAQVEALRQIAAQATAAGVRGVSPGPEASVAKLLTSEVDQSMANFGLELAGPAGTLERGSAGAAKKGNVAQSYLLMRAATFGAGTSEIQRNVIAERLLGLPRDP
- a CDS encoding amidohydrolase family protein, giving the protein MLPVIDPLDLVLISVDDHTVEPPDMFKGRVPSRFADDAPKIVQDNDGVCFWEYAGLQMPNIGLNAVAGRPNDEWGFEPSRFEDMRTGCYDVDARVDDMNAAGVLASLCFPSFPTISGALFTYRGDRDVSEVMVRAYNDWHVEDWCGRHPDRFIPMGILPLWDPVLAAGEVARLAANGCHAVTVPQHIGSYGQPPWQDPQWDPLWNAVCENETVVNIHIGTGGGVPVPSDQTTYLAYNSMLAIDTMRFTADLIFSPVVVKFPTIKFALSEGGIGWIPFLLERFEDIYSRQRAWTGDDLGDGLTPTDVFRRNFMSCFIRDRVGIEMRDRIGVETICWEMDYPHSDSSWPDAPEQLAAQLEGCSADEVEAITWRNAARVYGYDAVERLGRQNCTVAALREKIAGLDLSAPKVDAGRAPKAGTTAITYGEMKERMASIIRGGT
- a CDS encoding SRPBCC family protein, encoding MPTMTVCKDVAAPADAVWALLADFGDVRWIPMDVKVEVEGTGPGMRRKILGSGDEPAVETLLWIRPDERRLSYEITNIPLPVDRFTAVVFVTESDGGCRVGWEVDYEPSGDDAEARGSIELVYGMMADWLRDAATQAAG
- a CDS encoding enoyl-CoA hydratase/isomerase family protein; this translates as MGTDEQAAGASFEVDEDWVRYEVIEPHIAQITINRPDRRNAILSPDMHRLFKERLDRAEDDDDIKVVILAAEGKDFSSGDDVRRLPVEQAGLTKSKKLPQTARMGNARRLHRHLTNWLEFPKTVIAACQGATLGAGMNLALAADILVVSEDMYMARPQARIGFAGFSTAMPLALLKLGPNRGYEAMITGRKVAAAELREWGVASSVVPAAGLHDEALRYARAIAHHSADGLMVGKHALIAFWHAVGMAQFGDWVPMAHSVFSNLSWRDDEFNFMKERSARGGREALAELERRYSEWGFE